One segment of Sinorhizobium sp. BG8 DNA contains the following:
- the sfsA gene encoding DNA/RNA nuclease SfsA, translating to MIFDPPLVPATLVQRYKRFLFDAVLDDGRAITGSCPNTGSMRGLTAPGSRIWISEHDGALRKYRHRLELVEAGGTVVGINTGLPNRLAEEAIREGLVGNLKDYPVIERERKYGRNSRVDLLLSGPLLRTAYVEVKNVHFRRTPELAEFPDTATVRGTKHLEELGDMAEAGHRAVMLYIVQRPDCLRFRICRDLDPVYAVAFERALKRGVEAYAVKCEVSRKQIRPTALIEMDEPGIATL from the coding sequence ATGATCTTCGATCCGCCCCTCGTGCCAGCGACGCTCGTCCAGCGTTACAAGCGCTTTCTCTTCGACGCCGTACTCGACGATGGCCGGGCGATCACCGGGTCATGCCCGAACACTGGCTCGATGCGCGGGCTCACGGCGCCCGGATCGCGCATCTGGATATCGGAGCATGACGGCGCGCTGCGCAAGTATCGCCACCGCCTCGAACTCGTCGAGGCAGGCGGTACGGTCGTCGGCATCAACACTGGACTTCCGAACCGGCTGGCTGAGGAGGCTATCCGGGAAGGACTGGTCGGCAATCTGAAGGATTACCCGGTCATCGAGCGCGAGCGCAAATACGGACGCAACTCCCGGGTCGATCTCCTGCTGTCGGGACCGCTTCTCAGGACCGCCTATGTCGAAGTGAAGAACGTTCATTTCCGGCGAACGCCAGAACTGGCGGAATTTCCTGACACCGCCACAGTACGAGGAACAAAACATCTCGAGGAACTCGGCGATATGGCAGAGGCGGGACATCGCGCAGTCATGCTATACATAGTTCAGCGCCCGGATTGCCTGCGCTTTCGCATCTGCCGCGATCTCGATCCGGTCTACGCCGTTGCCTTCGAGCGCGCCCTGAAACGCGGCGTGGAGGCGTATGCAGTCAAATGCGAGGTTTCGCGCAAGCAAATTCGACCTACTGCATTGATCGAGATGGACGAACCCGGCATAGCTACTCTATGA
- a CDS encoding magnesium and cobalt transport protein CorA, producing MTSGANTADLDGAMPASLPPRPGVVAAAVYENGKRIRDIKIEEATAWRERPGTVVWIGLHEPDDPLLREVQAAFGLHDLAIEDACHAHQRPKLEIYGDAMFVVARTAHMKDDVIVFGETHIFVGRGYVVSVRHGPSTSYNLVRQRCEATPVSLAQGENYILYSILDFIVDNYLPVVEAIHEEVEELEERVLRERLDKRDVERLYLLRRNLLRLRNAVVPLVDVCRRHEHLELPGMDANLHTLFRDVTDHVRRVQEDIDSLREVLAFTFEASLMIGQSEQTEIARKLASWAAILAVPTAIAGIYGMNFSEMPELHMRYGYFIVLLVIVTLCLTLYRFFRRAKWL from the coding sequence ATGACCTCTGGCGCGAACACGGCGGACCTCGATGGCGCCATGCCGGCTAGCCTGCCACCTCGGCCCGGTGTTGTTGCAGCGGCGGTCTACGAGAACGGGAAGCGCATTCGCGACATCAAGATCGAGGAGGCGACCGCCTGGAGGGAGCGGCCGGGCACGGTCGTGTGGATCGGGCTCCATGAACCGGACGATCCTCTGTTGCGAGAAGTTCAGGCGGCCTTCGGGCTACATGACCTGGCAATCGAAGATGCCTGCCACGCCCACCAGCGACCGAAGCTCGAAATCTACGGCGACGCCATGTTCGTCGTGGCGCGCACGGCACACATGAAGGACGATGTGATCGTCTTCGGCGAAACGCACATCTTCGTCGGCCGCGGCTATGTCGTGTCGGTACGCCACGGACCCTCGACGTCCTACAATCTGGTGCGCCAACGCTGCGAGGCCACGCCCGTTTCGCTTGCACAAGGCGAGAACTATATCCTCTATTCCATCCTCGATTTCATCGTCGACAACTACCTGCCCGTGGTCGAGGCGATCCACGAGGAGGTCGAGGAACTCGAAGAGCGTGTGCTGAGAGAGCGGTTGGACAAGAGGGACGTCGAGCGTCTCTACCTCCTGCGTCGCAATCTTCTGCGCTTGCGCAATGCGGTGGTTCCGCTCGTAGATGTGTGCCGGCGCCATGAGCACCTCGAACTCCCGGGAATGGATGCGAACCTTCACACGCTCTTCCGGGATGTCACTGATCATGTCCGCCGCGTGCAGGAGGATATCGATTCGCTCCGCGAGGTTCTGGCGTTCACGTTCGAGGCGAGCCTGATGATAGGGCAGTCCGAGCAGACTGAGATCGCACGCAAGCTTGCCTCCTGGGCGGCAATTCTCGCTGTACCGACGGCAATAGCCGGGATCTACGGGATGAATTTCTCGGAAATGCCGGAGCTCCACATGCGCTACGGATACTTCATCGTGCTGCTGGTGATCGTCACGCTGTGCTTGACGCTCTACCGCTTCTTCCGACGTGCGAAGTGGCTTTGA
- the map gene encoding type I methionyl aminopeptidase, giving the protein MVTYVDALSAPLKNTGVIRLYDAEAFAGMRKACQLTARCLDELSALVVPGVSTDVIDRFVFEFGMDHGALPATLNYRGYTKSSCTSINHVVCHGIPNDKPLREGDVVNIDVTYVLDGWHGDSSRMYPVGQIKRAAERLLEVTYECLMRGVAAVKPGARTGAIGEAIQSYAEAERCSVVRDFCGHGVGRLFHDAPNILHYGRANEGPEMKEGMIFTIEPMINLGRPHVKVLSDGWTAVTRDRSLSAQYEHAVGVTATGCEIFTLSPAGLDRPGLPAN; this is encoded by the coding sequence ATGGTTACCTACGTCGACGCCCTTTCCGCCCCCCTGAAGAACACGGGCGTCATCCGTCTTTATGACGCGGAAGCGTTCGCAGGCATGCGAAAGGCCTGCCAGCTGACGGCGCGTTGCCTTGATGAACTTTCTGCGCTTGTTGTCCCGGGCGTTTCGACGGACGTGATCGACCGTTTCGTCTTCGAGTTCGGCATGGATCATGGCGCCCTGCCCGCAACGCTGAACTACCGGGGCTACACGAAGTCGTCGTGCACCTCGATCAATCATGTTGTCTGCCACGGCATACCGAACGACAAGCCGCTGCGCGAAGGTGATGTCGTCAATATCGACGTGACCTACGTTCTCGACGGCTGGCACGGCGATTCGAGCCGGATGTATCCCGTCGGCCAGATCAAGCGCGCCGCCGAGCGGCTGCTGGAAGTCACCTACGAATGCCTGATGCGTGGCGTGGCGGCGGTAAAGCCCGGCGCCCGTACCGGCGCCATCGGCGAGGCAATCCAGTCCTATGCCGAGGCCGAGCGCTGTTCGGTCGTGCGTGATTTCTGCGGTCACGGGGTGGGACGCCTCTTCCACGATGCCCCGAACATCCTCCACTACGGCCGGGCGAACGAAGGGCCGGAAATGAAGGAGGGAATGATCTTCACCATCGAGCCGATGATCAATCTCGGCCGCCCCCACGTGAAGGTCCTCTCCGACGGCTGGACGGCAGTGACACGTGACCGGTCACTTTCGGCTCAGTACGAGCACGCCGTCGGCGTCACCGCCACCGGCTGCGAAATCTTCACGCTCTCTCCGGCCGGCCTCGACCGTCCCGGGCTTCCGGCCAACTAG
- a CDS encoding homoserine dehydrogenase, translating into MADALKIGIAGLGTVGASLARILVERRDMLTTTCGRPIEIAAVTARDRSRDRGVDLSGVTWFDDPLVLAHEAKIDVFVELMGGAGDPAYSAVKAALSRGIHVVTANKALLAAHGVELAGLAETHGCLLNFEAAVAGGIPVIKALRESLTGNTISRVYGIMNGTCNYILTKMEKEGLSFADCLKEAQRLGYAEADPAFDIEGNDTAHKLSILTTLAFGTKIAADNIYLEGITNISIEDIRAASDLGYRIKLLGVAQKTDTGIEQRVHPTMVPLESVIAQVDGVTNAVAIESDILGELLMVGPGAGGNATASAVLGDIADIAKSRPGAQTVPALGRPASALLEYKRAQIRKHHGGYFIRLSVEDRAGVFASIATHMAENNISLESIVQRPKHHTEAAEPQTIILVTHATMENSVRKAVHSIKGEGYLIGEPQVIRIERPKNV; encoded by the coding sequence ATGGCTGATGCCCTGAAGATCGGCATAGCGGGCTTGGGAACCGTTGGTGCCTCGCTTGCGCGCATTCTCGTCGAACGCCGCGACATGCTGACGACGACGTGCGGGCGGCCGATCGAGATTGCCGCGGTCACGGCCCGCGATCGCAGCCGCGACCGGGGCGTGGATCTTTCGGGTGTCACCTGGTTCGACGATCCCCTCGTGCTGGCGCACGAGGCGAAGATCGACGTCTTCGTGGAACTGATGGGCGGCGCGGGCGATCCGGCGTATTCGGCCGTCAAGGCGGCGCTGTCGCGCGGCATCCACGTGGTCACGGCCAACAAGGCGCTGCTTGCGGCACACGGCGTCGAGCTTGCGGGGCTTGCCGAGACGCACGGGTGCCTGCTCAACTTCGAGGCCGCCGTCGCCGGCGGCATTCCGGTCATCAAGGCGCTGCGTGAATCGCTGACCGGCAACACCATCTCCCGCGTCTACGGGATCATGAACGGCACCTGCAACTACATCCTCACCAAGATGGAGAAGGAAGGGCTGAGCTTCGCGGATTGCCTGAAGGAAGCACAGCGCCTTGGATATGCAGAGGCGGATCCTGCCTTCGACATCGAGGGCAATGATACCGCGCACAAGCTTTCGATCCTCACCACGCTCGCCTTCGGGACGAAGATTGCGGCCGACAACATCTATCTGGAAGGCATCACGAACATCTCGATCGAGGATATCCGCGCCGCATCGGATCTCGGATACCGCATCAAGCTGCTCGGCGTCGCGCAGAAGACCGATACCGGCATCGAGCAGCGTGTTCACCCGACGATGGTACCGCTCGAATCGGTGATCGCCCAGGTGGACGGCGTCACCAATGCCGTTGCGATCGAATCTGATATTCTCGGCGAATTGCTCATGGTCGGGCCCGGAGCCGGCGGCAACGCCACCGCGTCGGCGGTCCTCGGCGATATCGCCGATATTGCCAAGAGCCGGCCCGGCGCACAGACGGTTCCCGCCCTCGGCCGGCCGGCCTCGGCGCTGCTCGAGTACAAGCGCGCCCAGATCCGCAAGCATCACGGCGGCTACTTCATCCGCCTCTCGGTCGAGGATCGTGCCGGCGTGTTCGCGAGCATCGCGACGCACATGGCCGAAAATAACATCTCGCTCGAGTCGATCGTGCAGCGCCCGAAGCACCACACCGAGGCAGCCGAACCGCAGACCATCATCCTCGTCACGCATGCGACCATGGAGAATTCTGTCCGCAAGGCGGTCCATTCGATCAAGGGTGAGGGATACCTCATCGGTGAGCCGCAGGTGATCCGCATCGAGCGTCCGAAGAACGTCTAG
- the phaC gene encoding class I poly(R)-hydroxyalkanoic acid synthase, producing the protein MAEKTDAEAREAADAATGFAGFDPKTIEPYIVKDPEALAVNLARTVEQMGKAASAWLAPRESGEKVDTVAEPLVDMVKTLSKVSEYWLSDPRRTLDAQTELLGSFFSIWSRTLQKMGGEQPVEEDDPHRADKRFADEDWVKHPFFDFLRQAYFVTSDWAEKLVTHADGLDEHTRHKAQFYVKQIASAVSPTNFVTTNPQLYRETVATSGANLVRGMKMLAEDIAAGRGDLKLRQTDTSKFAIGENLAITPGKVIAQSDICQVLQYDATTAEVLKRPLLICPPWINKFYVLDLNPQKSFIKWAVDQGHTVFVISWVNPDGRHAEKDWESYAREGVGFALDTIERATGEEGVNAIGYCVGGTLLAATLALHAQEGDKRIRSATFFATQVDFTFAGDLKVFADEEQIEMIERGMKTTGYLEGSKMATAFNMLRASELIWPYFVNNYLKGQEPMPFDLLYWNSDSTRMAAANHSYYLRNCYLKNNLTKGEMVIAGKKLSLKDVKIPVYNLAPKEDHIAPAKSVFVGSQYFGGKVTYVMSGSGHIAGVVNPPDKMKYQFWTGGPPKGDFEDWVAKASETPGSWWPHWHAWIESLDDRKVPARKTGGPLNSIEDAPGSYVQMRA; encoded by the coding sequence GTGGCGGAAAAGACAGACGCCGAGGCCCGCGAAGCCGCCGACGCAGCTACCGGATTTGCTGGTTTCGATCCAAAGACAATAGAGCCGTACATCGTGAAGGACCCCGAAGCGCTGGCCGTCAATCTGGCCCGAACCGTCGAGCAGATGGGCAAGGCGGCCTCGGCTTGGCTTGCGCCGCGCGAAAGCGGCGAAAAGGTAGATACCGTCGCCGAGCCCCTCGTCGACATGGTCAAGACACTTTCCAAGGTCTCCGAATACTGGCTGTCAGACCCGCGCCGCACACTTGACGCGCAGACCGAGCTCCTCGGCAGCTTCTTTTCGATCTGGTCCCGTACACTGCAGAAGATGGGTGGGGAGCAACCGGTGGAGGAGGATGACCCCCACCGGGCGGACAAGCGATTCGCCGATGAAGACTGGGTGAAACATCCGTTCTTCGACTTCCTTCGCCAGGCCTACTTCGTGACCTCGGACTGGGCCGAAAAGCTGGTCACCCATGCCGACGGCCTGGACGAGCATACGCGCCACAAGGCCCAGTTCTACGTCAAGCAGATCGCCAGCGCAGTTTCGCCGACGAATTTCGTCACGACTAACCCCCAGCTCTACCGCGAGACTGTCGCCACGAGTGGCGCCAATCTCGTGCGGGGCATGAAAATGCTTGCGGAGGACATAGCCGCCGGTCGAGGCGACCTGAAGCTGCGTCAGACGGATACGAGCAAGTTCGCCATCGGAGAGAACCTTGCGATAACGCCCGGCAAGGTCATCGCCCAGAGCGACATCTGCCAGGTCCTGCAATATGACGCGACGACCGCCGAAGTGCTGAAGCGGCCGCTGTTGATCTGCCCGCCCTGGATCAACAAGTTCTACGTCCTCGATCTCAATCCGCAGAAGTCCTTCATCAAATGGGCAGTGGACCAGGGCCACACGGTATTCGTCATCTCCTGGGTCAACCCCGACGGCCGCCATGCCGAGAAGGACTGGGAGTCCTATGCACGGGAAGGCGTCGGCTTCGCGCTCGATACGATCGAACGCGCAACCGGCGAGGAAGGCGTCAACGCCATCGGTTACTGCGTGGGCGGAACGCTCCTTGCCGCCACGCTCGCGCTCCACGCTCAGGAGGGCGACAAGCGCATCCGATCCGCGACCTTCTTCGCAACCCAGGTCGATTTTACCTTTGCCGGCGACCTCAAGGTCTTCGCGGACGAAGAGCAGATCGAGATGATCGAGCGCGGAATGAAGACGACGGGGTACCTGGAAGGCTCGAAGATGGCCACGGCATTCAACATGCTGCGCGCCTCGGAACTGATCTGGCCCTACTTCGTCAACAACTACCTCAAGGGGCAGGAGCCGATGCCTTTTGACCTGCTCTACTGGAATTCGGATTCCACTCGAATGGCAGCGGCCAACCACTCGTATTATTTGCGTAATTGCTATCTCAAGAATAACCTCACAAAAGGCGAGATGGTGATCGCCGGGAAGAAGCTTTCCCTCAAGGACGTGAAGATCCCGGTCTATAACCTCGCGCCCAAGGAAGACCACATCGCCCCCGCCAAATCGGTCTTCGTCGGAAGCCAGTACTTCGGCGGAAAGGTAACCTACGTGATGTCCGGTTCCGGACACATCGCGGGCGTGGTCAACCCTCCGGACAAGATGAAGTACCAGTTCTGGACCGGCGGTCCTCCGAAAGGCGATTTCGAGGATTGGGTCGCCAAGGCAAGCGAGACGCCCGGCTCGTGGTGGCCCCACTGGCACGCATGGATCGAGAGCCTCGACGACCGGAAGGTTCCGGCGCGCAAGACCGGCGGCCCGTTGAACTCGATCGAGGATGCGCCGGGCTCCTACGTTCAGATGCGAGCCTGA
- the recJ gene encoding single-stranded-DNA-specific exonuclease RecJ encodes MVSSGDSIQRAFLGVERSATGQRWIARLDQAGENRALAMSQTHGLSDLISRVLAGRSVLFDDALAFLDPTIRRLMPDPYALTDCEAAALRLADAIARRERVAIFGDYDVDGAASSALLYRFLAHCGIEAEIYIPDRIFEGYGPNPAAIGQLIDRGAQLIVTVDCGSTSHESLAAASARGIDVVVIDHHQVGETLPPCRALVNPNREDDLSGQGHLCAAGVVFLVLVALQRVLRERGDRRGADFELLAQLDLVALATVCDVVPLKGLNRAYVVKGLVAARHLGNVGLTALLKKAGIGGPVTPYHLGFLVGPRINAGGRIGDAALGSRLLTLDDAAAADEIAERLDMLNRERQGMEAAMLAEAEAEAFAEYGTGEGASVILTAREGWHPGVVGLLAARLKEKFRRPAFAIAFDPSGKGTGSGRSINGFDMGKMVRAAVEEGILVKGGGHAMAAGLTVERARLGELRAFFQERAEKTIRELVAVQTIKIDGALSASGATLALADQLEQAGPFGSGHPQPVFALPSHRLKDVRQVGTNHLRVALEGPDGGRIEAMAFRAADNDLGAFLMKERGQAVHLAGCISADHWQGTRRVQLRLVDAAKAF; translated from the coding sequence GTGGTGTCTTCAGGCGATTCGATACAGCGTGCTTTCCTCGGCGTGGAGCGCTCCGCCACCGGGCAGCGCTGGATTGCACGTCTTGACCAGGCGGGCGAAAATCGGGCGCTTGCCATGAGCCAGACCCATGGCCTGTCGGATCTGATATCCCGGGTGCTTGCCGGCCGCTCGGTTCTGTTCGACGACGCACTCGCTTTTCTCGACCCGACCATTCGCCGGCTGATGCCCGACCCCTATGCTCTGACGGATTGCGAGGCTGCCGCACTGCGGCTTGCCGATGCAATCGCAAGGCGGGAACGGGTTGCGATCTTCGGCGACTACGATGTCGATGGCGCCGCATCGTCCGCGCTCCTCTATCGCTTTCTCGCCCATTGCGGCATCGAGGCGGAGATCTACATTCCCGACAGGATCTTCGAAGGTTACGGGCCGAACCCTGCAGCGATCGGCCAGCTCATCGATCGGGGTGCGCAACTGATTGTCACTGTCGATTGCGGATCGACGAGCCATGAATCGCTTGCGGCTGCAAGCGCCCGCGGCATCGACGTGGTGGTGATCGACCACCACCAGGTCGGAGAAACGCTCCCTCCTTGCAGGGCGCTGGTAAACCCGAACCGGGAGGACGACCTTTCGGGTCAGGGACATCTCTGTGCGGCGGGCGTTGTGTTCCTGGTGCTGGTCGCGCTGCAACGGGTCCTGCGCGAGCGTGGCGACAGGCGCGGGGCCGACTTCGAGCTCCTGGCTCAGCTTGATCTCGTGGCCCTTGCCACGGTCTGCGACGTCGTGCCCCTCAAGGGCCTCAACCGCGCTTACGTGGTCAAGGGACTGGTGGCCGCACGCCATCTGGGCAATGTCGGGCTGACGGCACTGCTAAAAAAGGCCGGAATCGGCGGTCCGGTGACGCCCTATCATCTCGGCTTCCTCGTCGGACCAAGGATCAATGCCGGCGGCCGGATCGGCGACGCGGCTCTCGGGAGCCGGCTGCTCACGCTCGACGATGCCGCCGCTGCCGATGAGATTGCGGAGCGTCTCGACATGCTCAACCGGGAGCGCCAGGGGATGGAGGCGGCGATGCTCGCCGAAGCCGAAGCCGAGGCCTTCGCCGAGTACGGGACGGGTGAGGGGGCCTCGGTCATCCTGACGGCACGCGAGGGCTGGCATCCGGGAGTTGTCGGCCTTCTTGCGGCTCGGCTGAAGGAGAAGTTCCGCCGGCCCGCCTTCGCCATCGCCTTCGATCCTTCCGGAAAAGGGACGGGCTCCGGCCGTTCCATCAACGGCTTCGACATGGGGAAAATGGTCAGGGCGGCCGTGGAGGAAGGCATCCTCGTCAAGGGCGGCGGCCATGCCATGGCCGCGGGCCTCACCGTCGAGCGTGCAAGACTTGGCGAACTGCGTGCCTTCTTCCAGGAGCGGGCGGAAAAGACCATCCGCGAACTCGTTGCGGTCCAGACGATCAAGATCGACGGGGCGCTCAGCGCCTCCGGTGCGACGCTTGCGCTTGCCGATCAGCTGGAGCAGGCGGGTCCGTTCGGATCGGGTCACCCGCAGCCTGTCTTCGCGCTTCCCTCCCACCGGCTGAAGGATGTCCGCCAGGTCGGCACGAACCACCTGCGCGTCGCCCTGGAGGGGCCGGATGGCGGGCGTATCGAAGCGATGGCCTTCCGCGCTGCCGACAACGACCTCGGCGCGTTCCTGATGAAGGAGCGAGGGCAGGCGGTCCATCTGGCGGGATGCATATCGGCCGATCACTGGCAGGGCACCCGCCGTGTACAGCTGCGCCTCGTCGACGCGGCAAAGGCCTTCTGA
- the sthA gene encoding Si-specific NAD(P)(+) transhydrogenase — protein MNQYDLVVVGSGPAGRRGAIQAAKLGHKVLVIEQGKRVGGVSVHTGTIPSKTLRETALNLSGWRERGFYGRAYRVKQEISAEDLRRRLLITLDHEVEVLEHQFARNRVQHMRGKASFVTPETLQIIKDDGETIHVTGKSIMLAVGTKPYRPSNIPFDGQAVLDSDELLDITDLPRSMAVIGAGVIGIEYATIFSALDTAVTVIDPKSTILEFIDNEIVDDFIYQLRDRNMKLILGQKAETVEKLENGKCSIKLDNGRVVVTDMVLYAAGRMGATDTLNLAAAGLTADSRGRLKVNAETFQTEVPHIYAAGDVVGFPSLASTSMEQGRIAARVAVGAIAKEPPKYFPYGIYAVPEISTCGLTEEEVKERGIPYECGLARFRETSRGHIMGLDSGLLKLIFSLKTRRLLGVHIVGEGATELVHIGQAVLNLKGTVEYFVENTFNYPTLAEAYKIAGLDAWNRMGEIKRAD, from the coding sequence ATGAACCAGTACGATCTCGTTGTTGTCGGCAGTGGCCCAGCAGGACGCCGGGGGGCGATCCAGGCTGCCAAGCTTGGCCACAAGGTCCTTGTCATCGAACAGGGCAAGCGGGTCGGCGGCGTCTCCGTGCACACCGGCACCATTCCCTCGAAGACATTGCGCGAGACCGCCCTCAACCTTTCCGGCTGGCGCGAGCGTGGCTTCTACGGCAGGGCCTATCGGGTCAAGCAAGAAATCAGTGCCGAGGATCTGCGCCGCCGCCTCCTGATTACGCTCGATCACGAGGTCGAGGTTCTGGAGCACCAGTTCGCACGCAATCGCGTGCAGCACATGCGTGGCAAGGCGAGCTTCGTCACGCCTGAAACGCTCCAGATCATCAAGGACGATGGCGAAACCATCCATGTGACGGGCAAGAGCATCATGCTCGCGGTCGGCACGAAGCCCTATCGCCCCTCGAACATCCCCTTCGACGGCCAGGCCGTCCTGGACAGCGACGAGCTGCTCGATATCACCGACCTGCCTCGTTCGATGGCGGTCATCGGCGCCGGGGTCATCGGCATCGAATACGCCACTATCTTCAGCGCCCTGGACACGGCGGTCACCGTCATCGATCCGAAGTCAACCATTCTGGAATTCATCGACAACGAAATCGTCGATGACTTCATCTATCAGCTTCGAGACCGCAACATGAAGCTGATCCTCGGTCAGAAGGCGGAAACCGTCGAGAAACTCGAGAACGGCAAATGCTCGATCAAGCTCGACAACGGCCGCGTCGTAGTGACCGACATGGTGCTCTATGCCGCCGGCCGGATGGGTGCAACGGACACGTTGAACCTCGCAGCCGCCGGGCTGACGGCCGACAGCCGTGGGCGGCTGAAGGTCAATGCCGAGACTTTCCAGACCGAAGTTCCGCATATCTACGCCGCGGGCGACGTGGTCGGCTTCCCGAGCCTCGCTTCCACCTCGATGGAACAGGGTCGAATCGCGGCACGGGTTGCCGTCGGCGCAATCGCCAAGGAGCCGCCGAAGTATTTCCCCTACGGCATCTACGCCGTTCCGGAGATTTCCACCTGCGGACTGACTGAAGAGGAAGTGAAGGAGCGCGGCATTCCCTATGAGTGCGGGCTCGCCCGTTTCCGCGAAACGTCGCGCGGCCACATCATGGGGCTCGACTCCGGCCTGCTCAAGTTGATCTTCTCGCTGAAGACGCGCCGCCTCCTCGGCGTCCATATCGTCGGCGAAGGGGCGACCGAGCTCGTTCACATCGGCCAGGCCGTGCTGAACCTCAAGGGAACAGTCGAGTATTTCGTAGAGAATACGTTCAACTACCCCACCCTCGCAGAAGCCTATAAGATCGCCGGCCTCGACGCCTGGAACCGCATGGGCGAGATCAAGAGGGCCGACTGA
- a CDS encoding LL-diaminopimelate aminotransferase encodes MEEFHKVRRLPPYVFEQVNRLKASARAGGADIIDLGMGNPDLPTPKAIVDKLCEVVQDPRTHRYSSSKGIPGLRRAQAAYYARRFGVKLNPDTQVVATLGSKEGFANMAQAITAPGDVILCPNPTYPIHAFGFLMAGGVIRSMSVEPDETFFPPLERAVRHSIPKPLALILNYPSNPTAHVASLDFYKDVVAFAKKHDIIVLSDLAYSEIYFDGPPPPSVLEVPGAIDIAVEFTSMSKTFSMPGWRMGFAVGNERLVAALTRVKSYLDYGAFTPIQVAATHALNGDGSDIAEVRNIYKRRRDVLVDSFGKAGFEVPPPAATMFAWAKIPEKFRHLGSLEFSKLLVDKADVAVAPGVGFGEQGDDYVRIALVENEHRIRQAARNIKRFLSTADDTMHNVISLNAHR; translated from the coding sequence ATGGAAGAGTTTCATAAAGTCCGGCGTTTGCCGCCTTATGTTTTTGAACAGGTCAATCGTTTGAAAGCAAGCGCGCGAGCGGGCGGCGCGGACATCATCGACCTCGGCATGGGCAATCCCGACCTTCCGACCCCGAAGGCAATCGTCGACAAGCTCTGCGAAGTTGTCCAGGATCCGCGCACGCACCGTTACTCGTCGTCGAAGGGCATTCCCGGCCTTCGCCGCGCGCAGGCCGCATATTATGCCCGCCGCTTCGGTGTGAAGCTCAATCCCGACACCCAGGTCGTCGCCACGCTCGGCTCCAAGGAAGGCTTCGCCAACATGGCGCAGGCGATCACGGCGCCGGGCGACGTCATCCTGTGCCCCAACCCGACCTATCCGATCCATGCCTTCGGCTTCCTGATGGCCGGCGGCGTGATCCGGTCGATGTCGGTCGAGCCGGACGAGACGTTCTTCCCACCGCTGGAACGGGCCGTTCGCCATTCCATTCCGAAGCCGCTTGCCCTGATTCTCAACTATCCGTCGAACCCGACCGCGCATGTGGCCTCGCTCGACTTCTACAAGGATGTGGTGGCCTTCGCGAAGAAGCACGACATCATCGTGCTGTCCGACCTTGCCTATTCTGAAATCTATTTCGATGGCCCGCCGCCGCCGTCCGTTCTCGAGGTTCCCGGCGCTATCGACATTGCGGTCGAATTCACCTCGATGTCGAAAACCTTCTCGATGCCCGGTTGGCGCATGGGCTTTGCCGTCGGCAACGAACGGCTGGTCGCCGCTCTGACGCGTGTGAAGTCCTATCTCGACTACGGTGCCTTCACGCCAATCCAGGTCGCCGCCACCCACGCACTCAACGGCGACGGCTCGGACATCGCTGAGGTGCGCAACATCTACAAGCGTCGCCGCGACGTGCTGGTCGACAGCTTCGGCAAGGCCGGGTTCGAGGTGCCGCCGCCGGCGGCCACCATGTTCGCCTGGGCGAAGATTCCCGAGAAGTTCCGGCATCTCGGATCGCTCGAGTTCTCCAAGCTCCTCGTCGACAAAGCGGATGTTGCCGTGGCTCCCGGCGTCGGTTTCGGCGAACAGGGCGATGACTACGTGCGCATCGCGCTCGTCGAGAACGAGCACCGCATCCGGCAGGCCGCGCGCAACATCAAGCGCTTCCTCTCGACGGCCGACGATACGATGCACAACGTGATATCGCTGAACGCACATCGCTGA
- a CDS encoding SHOCT domain-containing protein: MTNLGKAARIATLFWAISTLPVSLVGCSTSESTATPASTTYPGPDRSDVYPDITAPVKAATTQMSNEEAASYSARLSGLAAQRRSGAISEQEYRRKLAELEALATTHGPDTLKEIQN; this comes from the coding sequence ATGACAAACTTGGGCAAGGCAGCCAGGATCGCCACTCTGTTCTGGGCGATTTCAACGCTGCCCGTGTCTCTGGTCGGGTGCAGCACGAGCGAAAGCACGGCGACACCGGCTTCGACCACCTATCCGGGGCCGGACCGGTCGGACGTCTACCCCGATATCACCGCGCCCGTGAAAGCGGCGACGACGCAGATGAGCAACGAGGAGGCAGCCTCCTACAGCGCCCGCCTGAGCGGTCTTGCTGCGCAGCGCCGTTCGGGCGCCATCTCGGAGCAGGAATATCGTCGCAAGCTTGCCGAACTCGAGGCGCTCGCCACCACTCACGGCCCCGACACGCTCAAGGAAATACAGAATTAG